A single window of Microplitis demolitor isolate Queensland-Clemson2020A chromosome 7, iyMicDemo2.1a, whole genome shotgun sequence DNA harbors:
- the LOC103575134 gene encoding vang-like protein 1, producing METESIKSGASEHSHSHHSRSSSKHHRSHTNKSPHHRQHSHRSSRNNRSQRKERSNLDVSEMAPFQTTVNVRGNSVENVGQEVIEVQILPQDENWGENTTAITGNTSDRSESTEDVSNWPSETDGAFNFTCNRYLGPVIAMALGIGAFLSPIAMVVLPKLGFFPDSTTVLTMQQRLELLSCNAECKGQLLGLAFKLILLAIGSWAVFLRPRNATMPRVFLFRAGVLVLTLLCICTYWLFYVVQVTESAKTAANGEKTEYKSLVNYAGTFADTLLFIHYVAVLLIEIRHIQPMYYLKVVRSPDGESRSYAIGQLSIQRAAVWVLERYYTEFPIYNPYLDRLPVSKSGRKPSSFKFYDVDGGVNATTGQQQRGGGGDRAMLAAQARRRDSSHNERFYEEHDYDRRVRKRRARLITAAEEAFAHIKRLHSEAELAPNPGPMDPMEAAQAVFPSMARALQKYLRVTRQQPRHSVESILGRLARCLAQDAAPKAFLEPFFSTSPVLSNEKERQRSSHNWALVCEGELPSRPLASGCEFQLRQGEVALLCTAYRLPHFTLTEQLAHPKSNKFLLRLNSETSV from the exons ATGGAGACAGAGAGCATAAAATCCGGGGCTAGTGAGCACAGCCATAGCCATCATAGCCGTAGTTCTTCAAAACATCATCGTTCACACACGAATAAGTCACCTCACCATCGACAGCATTCCCATCGAAGCTCtag gaATAATAGAAGTCAAAGAAAAGAACGATCCAACCTGGATGTCAGCGAGATGGCACCGTTTCAAACGACAGTCAATGTCAGAGGGAACAGTGTCGAGAATGTCGGGCAAGAAGTTATAGAAGTCCAAATACTCCCTCAAGATGAAAATTGGGGTGAAAACACGACAGCTATCACTGGAAATACGTCCGATCGTTCTGAATCAACGGAGGACGTCAGCAATTGGCCTAGTGAAACAGATGGAGCATTTAATTTCACGTGTAATCGATACCTCGGACCGGTGATAGCTATGGCACTTGGTATTGGCGCTTTTTTGAGTCCAATAGCAATGGTCGTGTTACCCAAACTAGGTTTTTTTCCCGACTCCACAACGGTACTAACAATGCAGCAGAGGCTTGAATTGCTGTCATGCAACGCTGAATGTAAAGGCCAATTACTAGGTTTAgcgtttaaattaattctgcTGGCTATAGGCAGCTGGGCTGTATTTTTACGACCACGAAATGCCACAATGCCTCGTGTCTTTCTGTTCAGAGCTGGAGTCCTTGTTTTGACGCTACTTTGTATCTGTACTTACTGGTTATTTTACGTCGTCCAA GTAACAGAGAGCGCTAAGACAGCAGCCAATGGAGAAAAAACAGAGTACAAAAGTTTAGTTAATTATGCAGGAACGTTTGCAGACACTCTTCTATTTATACATTACGTAGCAGTTCTTTTGATTGAAATTCGACATATACAGCCgatgtattatttaaaagtggtAAGATCACCTGACGGTGAATCCCGTTCTTACGCTATCGGGCAATTATCTATTCAACGAGCAGCGGTCTGGGTGCTTGAAAGATATTACACGGAGTTTCCAATTTATAATCCATACTTGGACCGGCTGCCGGTGTCTAAATCCGGGCGGAAGCCATCgagttttaagttttacgaCGTAGATGGTGGAGTTAATGCAACAACGGGACAGCAACAACGAGGTGGTGGTGGTGACAGAGCGATGCTGGCTGCTCAGGCACGAAGGAGAGACTCTAGCCATAACGAAAGGTTCTACGAGGAGCACGACTACGATAGACGAGTGAGAAAACGTCGCGCTAGATTAATAACCGCTGCCGAGGAAGCTTTCGCGCACATAAAAAGACTGCACTCAGAGGCTGAGCTTGCTCCTAATCCTGGACCAATGGATCCCATGGAAGCTGCACAGGCAGTATTCCCTTCGATGGCTCGTGCGCTGCAGAAGTACCTGCGGGTCACAAGACAGCAGCCGAGACATTCTGTGGAATCCATTCTCGGACGGCTTGCGCGGTGTCTAGCTCAAGATGCCGCTCCAAAGGCTTTCCTCGAGCCCTTTTTCTCCACCAGTCCCGTGCTGTCTAACGAGAAAGAGCGCCAGAGAAGTTCACACAATTGGGCATTAGTTTGCGAAGGCGAGTTACCATCAAGACCACTTGCATCGGGCTGTGAATTCCAACTGCGTCAAGGTGAAGTTGCTTTACTCTGCACGGCATACAGATTGCCGCATTTTACACTCACTGAACAACTAGCGCATCCaaaatcaaacaaatttttattgagacTTAACTCTGAGACGTCTGTTTAA
- the LOC103575091 gene encoding diacylglycerol kinase epsilon isoform X3 — MWDSGLCNVIIPTVSTMIIYVLTVNLVRYLMRDNHLSIRDVSKKHNWTPIVSSSNKAYYCSICESLLLNTKSVLCDSCGVCADTGCIKAADKQLVCKAITQSTEIMKHHWIHGNLPAIAMCEVCDEECDLEPGLIDWFCCWCQKCVHEACKPKIDEICDFGKFKLMIIPPGSLEVVNRRRTVRRRLQLRSIIPPVWNDWKPLIVVANKKSGNNDGAMVLSMFRRLLNPSQVVDLSERDPVAALEWCRLLGDKSCNVLVAGGDGTVAWLLNSIHKLRLKQEPAVAILPLGTGNDLSRVLGWGSEYDPNVEPTKILQSIQSARPVKLDRWTVTLHYDGRSLAFRGSQHRKFMYNYMSVGVDAQVALNFHRTRESRFYLFSHRIFNKLLYLCFGTQQVVERECKDLDKRIEVYLDGKQVDLPSTESIVVLNIPCWGAGVKLWELGLQGNEGVGMQSINDGKLEVCALYSSFHIAQLQVGMSQPHRLGQAKTVTIKLLDSCAVQIDGEPWSQSPCEFNISHCNQASMLISTHR, encoded by the exons ATGTGGGACTCTGGATTGTGTAATGTGATAATTCCAACAGTATCGACAATGATTATTTACGTGTTGACTGTTAATCTTGTGAGATACTTGATGAGGGACAATCATTTGTCAATAAGAGATGTCTCTAAGAAACATAATTGGACACCTATTGTCAGCAGTAGTAataag gcATATTACTGCAGTATCTGCGAATCTCTGTTACTTAACACGAAAAGCGTGCTGTGTGATTCATGTGGTGTGTGTGCCGATACAGGATGTATAAAAGCTGCAGACAAACAATTGGTCTGTAAAGCAATAACTCAATCTACCGAGATTATGAAACATCACTGGATTCACG GGAATTTACCAGCGATCGCGATGTGCGAGGTGTGCGATGAAGAGTGTGACCTAGAGCCTGGTCTAATCGATTGGTTCTGCTGCTGGTGTCAGAAATGTGTTCACGAGGCCTGCAAGCCTAAGATTGATGAG ATATGTGACTTTGGAAAGTTTAAATTGATGATAATACCGCCGGGAAGTTTGGAAGTTGTAAACAGACGTCGTACTGTACGTCGACGTCTCCAGCTACGATCGATTATACCACCTGTATGGAATGATTGGAAACCACTGATAGTCGTTG caAACAAAAAGTCTGGTAATAATGATGGTGCAATGGTCCTGTCAATGTTCCGTCGATTATTAAATCCATCACAGGTCGTAGACCTTTCGGAACGTGACCCGGTGGCGGCTTTAGAGTGGTGTCGTTTGTTAGGCGACAAATCGTGCAATGTACTGGTCGCCGGAGGCGATGGAACTGTCGCGTGGCTATTAAATTCTATTCATAAACTACGTTTGAAG CAAGAGCCGGCCGTAGCAATTCTACCCCTAGGCACAGGCAACGATTTGTCTCGCGTTCTAGGCTGGGGTAGCGAGTACGATCCCAATGTTGAGCCAAcgaaaattttacaaagtaTACAAAGCGCACGACCGGTTAAACTTGACag atggaCAGTTACACTGCACTATGACGGACGTAGTCTTGCTTTCAGAGGTTCACAGCACcgtaaatttatgtataattatatgagTGTTGGTGTTGATGCACAAGTCGCTTTGAATTTCCATCGAACTAGAGAAAGTAGATTTTATCTATTTAGCCATAGGATATTTAATaag ttattgtACTTGTGCTTTGGAACACAACAAGTAGTTGAAAGGGAATGCAAAGATCTGGATAAACGTATTGAGGTATATTTAGACGGTAAACAAGTTGATTTACCATCAACGGAAAGTATTGTTGTACTTAATATTCCATGTTGGGGTGCGGGAGTTAAACTTTGGGAGTTAGGACTCCAag gTAATGAAGGTGTTGGTATGCAAAGTATTAATGATGGCAAGCTTGAGGTATGCGCACTTTATTCGTCATTCCATATTGCTCAGTTACAAGTTGGTATGTCACAACCACATAGACTGGGTCAGGCCAAAACAGTCACG ATTAAATTACTAGATTCTTGTGCAGTACAAATCGACGGTGAACCATGGTCTCAGAGTCCATGTGAATTTAACATTTCACACTGTAATCAAGCGTCAATGCTTATATCAACTCatcggtaa
- the LOC103575091 gene encoding diacylglycerol kinase epsilon isoform X2: MWDSGLCNVIIPTVSTMIIYVLTVNLVRYLMRDNHLSIRDVSKKHNWTPIVSSSNKAYYCSICESLLLNTKSVLCDSCGVCADTGCIKAADKQLVCKAITQSTEIMKHHWIHGNLPAIAMCEVCDEECDLEPGLIDWFCCWCQKCVHEACKPKIDEICDFGKFKLMIIPPGSLEVVNRRRTVRRRLQLRSIIPPVWNDWKPLIVVANKKSGNNDGAMVLSMFRRLLNPSQVVDLSERDPVAALEWCRLLGDKSCNVLVAGGDGTVAWLLNSIHKLRLKQEPAVAILPLGTGNDLSRVLGWGSEYDPNVEPTKILQSIQSARPVKLDRWTVTLHYDGRSLAFRGSQHRKFMYNYMSVGVDAQVALNFHRTRESRFYLFSHRIFNKLLYLCFGTQQVVERECKDLDKRIEVYLDGKQVDLPSTESIVVLNIPCWGAGVKLWELGLQGNEGVGMQSINDGKLEVCALYSSFHIAQLQVGMSQPHRLGQAKTVTILVQYKSTVNHGLRVHVNLTFHTVIKRQCLYQLIGNLFNLKRASNIHMHLEKSL, encoded by the exons ATGTGGGACTCTGGATTGTGTAATGTGATAATTCCAACAGTATCGACAATGATTATTTACGTGTTGACTGTTAATCTTGTGAGATACTTGATGAGGGACAATCATTTGTCAATAAGAGATGTCTCTAAGAAACATAATTGGACACCTATTGTCAGCAGTAGTAataag gcATATTACTGCAGTATCTGCGAATCTCTGTTACTTAACACGAAAAGCGTGCTGTGTGATTCATGTGGTGTGTGTGCCGATACAGGATGTATAAAAGCTGCAGACAAACAATTGGTCTGTAAAGCAATAACTCAATCTACCGAGATTATGAAACATCACTGGATTCACG GGAATTTACCAGCGATCGCGATGTGCGAGGTGTGCGATGAAGAGTGTGACCTAGAGCCTGGTCTAATCGATTGGTTCTGCTGCTGGTGTCAGAAATGTGTTCACGAGGCCTGCAAGCCTAAGATTGATGAG ATATGTGACTTTGGAAAGTTTAAATTGATGATAATACCGCCGGGAAGTTTGGAAGTTGTAAACAGACGTCGTACTGTACGTCGACGTCTCCAGCTACGATCGATTATACCACCTGTATGGAATGATTGGAAACCACTGATAGTCGTTG caAACAAAAAGTCTGGTAATAATGATGGTGCAATGGTCCTGTCAATGTTCCGTCGATTATTAAATCCATCACAGGTCGTAGACCTTTCGGAACGTGACCCGGTGGCGGCTTTAGAGTGGTGTCGTTTGTTAGGCGACAAATCGTGCAATGTACTGGTCGCCGGAGGCGATGGAACTGTCGCGTGGCTATTAAATTCTATTCATAAACTACGTTTGAAG CAAGAGCCGGCCGTAGCAATTCTACCCCTAGGCACAGGCAACGATTTGTCTCGCGTTCTAGGCTGGGGTAGCGAGTACGATCCCAATGTTGAGCCAAcgaaaattttacaaagtaTACAAAGCGCACGACCGGTTAAACTTGACag atggaCAGTTACACTGCACTATGACGGACGTAGTCTTGCTTTCAGAGGTTCACAGCACcgtaaatttatgtataattatatgagTGTTGGTGTTGATGCACAAGTCGCTTTGAATTTCCATCGAACTAGAGAAAGTAGATTTTATCTATTTAGCCATAGGATATTTAATaag ttattgtACTTGTGCTTTGGAACACAACAAGTAGTTGAAAGGGAATGCAAAGATCTGGATAAACGTATTGAGGTATATTTAGACGGTAAACAAGTTGATTTACCATCAACGGAAAGTATTGTTGTACTTAATATTCCATGTTGGGGTGCGGGAGTTAAACTTTGGGAGTTAGGACTCCAag gTAATGAAGGTGTTGGTATGCAAAGTATTAATGATGGCAAGCTTGAGGTATGCGCACTTTATTCGTCATTCCATATTGCTCAGTTACAAGTTGGTATGTCACAACCACATAGACTGGGTCAGGCCAAAACAGTCACG ATTCTTGTGCAGTACAAATCGACGGTGAACCATGGTCTCAGAGTCCATGTGAATTTAACATTTCACACTGTAATCAAGCGTCAATGCTTATATCAACTCatcggtaatttatttaatcttaaG CGCGCTAGTAATATACATATGCATCTCGAGAAATCTCTCTAA
- the LOC103575091 gene encoding diacylglycerol kinase epsilon isoform X1: MWDSGLCNVIIPTVSTMIIYVLTVNLVRYLMRDNHLSIRDVSKKHNWTPIVSSSNKAYYCSICESLLLNTKSVLCDSCGVCADTGCIKAADKQLVCKAITQSTEIMKHHWIHGNLPAIAMCEVCDEECDLEPGLIDWFCCWCQKCVHEACKPKIDEICDFGKFKLMIIPPGSLEVVNRRRTVRRRLQLRSIIPPVWNDWKPLIVVANKKSGNNDGAMVLSMFRRLLNPSQVVDLSERDPVAALEWCRLLGDKSCNVLVAGGDGTVAWLLNSIHKLRLKQEPAVAILPLGTGNDLSRVLGWGSEYDPNVEPTKILQSIQSARPVKLDRWTVTLHYDGRSLAFRGSQHRKFMYNYMSVGVDAQVALNFHRTRESRFYLFSHRIFNKLLYLCFGTQQVVERECKDLDKRIEVYLDGKQVDLPSTESIVVLNIPCWGAGVKLWELGLQGNEGVGMQSINDGKLEVCALYSSFHIAQLQVGMSQPHRLGQAKTVTILVQYKSTVNHGLRVHVNLTFHTVIKRQCLYQLIGNLFNLKVINNIYNIIIITIITLYFLKRG, from the exons ATGTGGGACTCTGGATTGTGTAATGTGATAATTCCAACAGTATCGACAATGATTATTTACGTGTTGACTGTTAATCTTGTGAGATACTTGATGAGGGACAATCATTTGTCAATAAGAGATGTCTCTAAGAAACATAATTGGACACCTATTGTCAGCAGTAGTAataag gcATATTACTGCAGTATCTGCGAATCTCTGTTACTTAACACGAAAAGCGTGCTGTGTGATTCATGTGGTGTGTGTGCCGATACAGGATGTATAAAAGCTGCAGACAAACAATTGGTCTGTAAAGCAATAACTCAATCTACCGAGATTATGAAACATCACTGGATTCACG GGAATTTACCAGCGATCGCGATGTGCGAGGTGTGCGATGAAGAGTGTGACCTAGAGCCTGGTCTAATCGATTGGTTCTGCTGCTGGTGTCAGAAATGTGTTCACGAGGCCTGCAAGCCTAAGATTGATGAG ATATGTGACTTTGGAAAGTTTAAATTGATGATAATACCGCCGGGAAGTTTGGAAGTTGTAAACAGACGTCGTACTGTACGTCGACGTCTCCAGCTACGATCGATTATACCACCTGTATGGAATGATTGGAAACCACTGATAGTCGTTG caAACAAAAAGTCTGGTAATAATGATGGTGCAATGGTCCTGTCAATGTTCCGTCGATTATTAAATCCATCACAGGTCGTAGACCTTTCGGAACGTGACCCGGTGGCGGCTTTAGAGTGGTGTCGTTTGTTAGGCGACAAATCGTGCAATGTACTGGTCGCCGGAGGCGATGGAACTGTCGCGTGGCTATTAAATTCTATTCATAAACTACGTTTGAAG CAAGAGCCGGCCGTAGCAATTCTACCCCTAGGCACAGGCAACGATTTGTCTCGCGTTCTAGGCTGGGGTAGCGAGTACGATCCCAATGTTGAGCCAAcgaaaattttacaaagtaTACAAAGCGCACGACCGGTTAAACTTGACag atggaCAGTTACACTGCACTATGACGGACGTAGTCTTGCTTTCAGAGGTTCACAGCACcgtaaatttatgtataattatatgagTGTTGGTGTTGATGCACAAGTCGCTTTGAATTTCCATCGAACTAGAGAAAGTAGATTTTATCTATTTAGCCATAGGATATTTAATaag ttattgtACTTGTGCTTTGGAACACAACAAGTAGTTGAAAGGGAATGCAAAGATCTGGATAAACGTATTGAGGTATATTTAGACGGTAAACAAGTTGATTTACCATCAACGGAAAGTATTGTTGTACTTAATATTCCATGTTGGGGTGCGGGAGTTAAACTTTGGGAGTTAGGACTCCAag gTAATGAAGGTGTTGGTATGCAAAGTATTAATGATGGCAAGCTTGAGGTATGCGCACTTTATTCGTCATTCCATATTGCTCAGTTACAAGTTGGTATGTCACAACCACATAGACTGGGTCAGGCCAAAACAGTCACG ATTCTTGTGCAGTACAAATCGACGGTGAACCATGGTCTCAGAGTCCATGTGAATTTAACATTTCACACTGTAATCAAGCGTCAATGCTTATATCAACTCatcggtaatttatttaatcttaaGGTAATTAACAACatatacaatattattattattactattattactctatattttttaaaaagaggCTAA